In Longimicrobiales bacterium, a single genomic region encodes these proteins:
- a CDS encoding type II toxin-antitoxin system prevent-host-death family antitoxin, with translation MNDPAGAQGRRARTTVHVPASEVKNAWHEYVERVSQGREEVVVTRYGRPIMKLTPIDAGDQPGILGFLADTVTVHGDIVEPTGEVWAAAGDG, from the coding sequence ATGAACGACCCCGCAGGCGCGCAGGGACGACGCGCGAGGACGACGGTTCACGTGCCGGCAAGCGAAGTGAAGAACGCCTGGCACGAGTACGTCGAGCGCGTGAGTCAGGGGCGTGAAGAGGTGGTCGTGACACGCTATGGGAGGCCGATCATGAAACTGACACCGATCGACGCCGGCGATCAGCCTGGCATCCTCGGCTTCCTCGCCGATACCGTGACCGTGCACGGCGACATCGTGGAGCCGACCGGCGAGGTGTGGGCGGCGGCGGGTGATGGCTGA
- a CDS encoding YdeI/OmpD-associated family protein: MPKAGSCAVAPKFFRDSDQLRAWLAKHHASRSELWVGLYKKGSGQPSITWPELVDQLLCFGWIDGVRKSVDEKSYANRVTPRRQGSTWSAINLKRARELIDLGLMEPAGRAAYDARDEAKTNRYSFERDQVSLTPEYEAMFRKNRKAWRFFESQPPGYRKTATWWVMSAKREDTRRRRLDVLISDSANGERIGLLKR; the protein is encoded by the coding sequence ATGCCGAAGGCCGGCAGCTGCGCAGTCGCCCCGAAGTTCTTTCGCGATTCGGACCAGCTTCGCGCATGGCTGGCAAAGCACCACGCGTCGCGCTCGGAGCTGTGGGTCGGACTGTACAAGAAGGGAAGTGGGCAGCCGAGCATCACCTGGCCGGAGCTGGTGGACCAGCTGCTCTGTTTCGGCTGGATCGACGGTGTGCGCAAATCGGTTGACGAGAAGAGTTATGCGAATCGCGTCACACCGCGCAGGCAGGGAAGCACGTGGAGCGCGATCAATCTGAAACGCGCCCGCGAACTGATCGATCTCGGCCTCATGGAGCCGGCCGGTCGTGCCGCTTACGATGCGCGCGATGAGGCGAAGACGAACCGATACTCCTTCGAGCGCGATCAGGTGTCGCTCACACCCGAGTACGAGGCGATGTTCAGGAAGAACCGGAAGGCGTGGAGGTTCTTCGAGTCGCAGCCGCCCGGTTACCGCAAGACCGCGACGTGGTGGGTAATGAGTGCGAAGCGCGAGGACACCCGGCGACGCAGGCTCGACGTGCTGATCAGCGACTCCGCGAACGGCGAGCGGATCGGACTGTTGAAGCGCTGA
- a CDS encoding type II toxin-antitoxin system VapC family toxin has protein sequence MAEEGPLVLDTHVWLWVMSGRFDELSMNALEEVERASAGGRIGIAAISVWEVAMLERLRRISLSRPVEDWVSAALRAPGTHLEELSPAIAIESTRLPGEPPRDPADRMLIATARIRGGQLATRDSSILDYAEDGHVRVLDVRA, from the coding sequence ATGGCTGAGGAAGGACCGCTCGTCCTCGACACGCACGTCTGGCTCTGGGTGATGTCGGGCCGCTTCGACGAGCTTTCGATGAACGCGCTCGAAGAGGTCGAGCGCGCGAGTGCCGGGGGACGGATCGGTATCGCCGCGATCTCCGTGTGGGAGGTTGCGATGCTGGAGCGCCTGCGACGGATCAGCCTGTCGCGACCGGTTGAAGACTGGGTGAGCGCCGCGCTGCGCGCGCCCGGAACACACCTGGAGGAGCTGTCGCCGGCGATCGCGATCGAGAGCACGCGACTGCCGGGCGAGCCGCCGCGCGATCCGGCCGATCGGATGCTCATCGCTACCGCACGCATCCGCGGCGGACAGCTTGCGACGCGGGATTCGTCGATCCTCGATTATGCGGAGGATGGGCATGTTCGCGTGCTTGATGTGAGGGCGTGA
- a CDS encoding PadR family transcriptional regulator — protein sequence MLGRELKKGTVPLLVLSLLDVEPRHGYELSKLIESQSRGVVRVHAASLYPLLYKLEQKKWIAGRWVERPGERRRRFYSLTAAGKRQLAKQRAGWAEFARAVSQIAGVEYA from the coding sequence ATGCTGGGCCGTGAGCTGAAGAAGGGCACCGTTCCGCTACTCGTGCTGTCACTGCTCGATGTCGAGCCGCGGCACGGCTACGAGCTGAGCAAGCTGATCGAGTCGCAGTCGCGCGGCGTGGTGCGTGTCCACGCGGCGTCGCTGTATCCGCTGCTCTACAAGTTGGAGCAGAAGAAGTGGATCGCGGGCCGGTGGGTGGAGCGTCCGGGTGAGCGGCGCAGGCGGTTCTACAGCCTGACCGCGGCGGGCAAGCGGCAGCTGGCGAAGCAGCGTGCTGGCTGGGCGGAGTTTGCGCGTGCGGTGTCGCAGATTGCGGGAGTCGAGTATGCGTGA
- a CDS encoding RtcB family protein, with the protein MGRKKNRKARRSTLTETAATSAVPVLDVPKPAPVWGRDLIDPAAITQMENAMRLPVTIAGALMPDAHVGYGIPIGGVVALENAVAPYMVGVDIACRMHMSIFANEHLDLIENASRREQLKRAMREETRFGIGASFEGRDRREHAVMEDEDWSLTKAIAHLKDKAWTQLGTSGSGNHFLDAGVLIPASDDAARILGIEPGREHFAFMSHSGSRGTGAQIADHYSRLAQQITPLPPALRHLAWLPLDSDPGQEYWRAMNLMGRYAQANHESLHRHLQKHLKLKAITELDNHHNFAWKETLADGTVAYVHRKGATPAGAGVLGIIPGSQGHDSFIVRGKGSALSLNSASHGAGRMMSRGHAKRSIPKADRDRWLESRGVELMDAGMDEAPQAYKDIRQVLAEQSDLVEVLATFRPRVVLMARAGERAED; encoded by the coding sequence GTGGGCAGGAAGAAGAATCGCAAGGCACGCCGGTCGACGCTGACCGAGACAGCCGCGACCAGCGCCGTTCCCGTGCTCGACGTGCCGAAGCCCGCGCCCGTGTGGGGCCGCGATCTGATCGATCCGGCGGCAATCACGCAGATGGAGAACGCGATGCGGCTGCCAGTCACGATCGCGGGCGCACTGATGCCGGACGCACACGTCGGCTACGGCATCCCGATCGGCGGCGTCGTCGCGCTGGAGAATGCGGTCGCGCCGTACATGGTCGGTGTCGACATCGCATGCCGCATGCACATGTCGATCTTCGCGAACGAGCATCTCGACCTGATCGAGAACGCCAGCCGTCGCGAACAGCTGAAGCGCGCGATGCGCGAGGAGACGCGCTTCGGCATTGGCGCGAGCTTCGAGGGCCGCGACCGCCGCGAACACGCGGTCATGGAGGACGAGGACTGGTCGCTCACTAAGGCGATCGCACACCTGAAGGACAAGGCGTGGACGCAGCTCGGCACGTCCGGCAGCGGCAACCACTTCCTCGACGCCGGCGTGCTGATCCCCGCGAGCGACGATGCCGCGCGCATCCTCGGCATCGAGCCCGGCCGCGAACACTTCGCGTTTATGAGCCACTCCGGCAGCCGCGGCACCGGCGCGCAGATCGCCGATCACTACTCGCGCCTCGCACAGCAGATCACGCCGCTCCCACCCGCGCTCCGACACCTCGCCTGGCTCCCGCTCGACAGCGATCCCGGCCAGGAGTACTGGCGCGCGATGAACCTCATGGGCCGCTACGCACAGGCGAACCACGAGTCGCTGCACCGCCATCTCCAGAAGCACCTGAAGCTCAAGGCGATCACCGAGCTCGACAACCACCACAACTTCGCGTGGAAGGAGACGCTCGCGGACGGCACGGTCGCATACGTGCATCGCAAGGGCGCGACGCCGGCCGGCGCAGGTGTGCTCGGCATCATCCCCGGGTCCCAGGGACACGACAGCTTCATCGTGCGCGGCAAGGGCAGCGCACTGTCGCTCAACAGCGCGAGCCACGGCGCCGGCCGCATGATGAGCCGGGGTCACGCGAAGCGCTCCATACCAAAGGCCGATCGCGACCGGTGGCTGGAATCGCGCGGCGTCGAGCTGATGGACGCCGGCATGGACGAGGCGCCACAGGCCTACAAGGACATCCGGCAGGTGCTCGCCGAGCAGAGCGATCTGGTGGAGGTGCTGGCGACGTTTCGGCCGCGGGTTGTTCTGATGGCGCGGGCGGGCGAGCGGGCGGAGGACTGA
- a CDS encoding ABC transporter permease, with the protein MRDRADGQVPEWRDEIRRRLQTARLGGTAEADIVEELAHHLDDRYAELRARGESEADARGIVLLELEDEQTLGRRVRQAKRTRPDPVALGADAGAAGAGGVRGILGGIVADVRIGLRMLARAPAFTIVATLVIALAIGANTAVFSVVNTLLLRPLPGVRAPGELAMIYTSDYSGPIYSATAYPDYEAMRESGAFAGIAVYQPQPFSVGIDDRAVQLIGEMVSADYFNVLGVRPAAGRFFVGEEAGTDGQAPVVVISHNFWQTRLNGAPDVVGRSLRVNGQILTIVGVAPPAYRGMLRGLQVDIWVPTSSPVAAGNNYSHRGNRGLFVVARMHENATIAATQERLNVLAGQLHAAYPDTWTDINNRSRVLTVLPESESRLPRQVLGPVVGMAALLMAVVAVVLLIACSNVANLLLTRASARRAEMGVRVALGATRGRIIRQLLAESVLLASLGGVAGVLLGVWITQSLDRVPLPGSITIDVSLDGRVVLFAAAITVLTGVLFGLAPALHGASAPAPLMREGARGGNRARVRNALVVVQVAASVVLLVGGALFLRSLIAAQRIDTGMDTENMALIPFDLRTEGYSLEQAQQFYAQMQEQAAALPGVTSATLAQRVPLGGGFARRGIGVDDYTPGEGEDMEINFNVVSPGYFDAMGIRVVRGRGFTDADRDGAPHVVVVNEAFARRFWPGTDALGRRVRLAGSDGPLAEVVGVVPDGKYRSLTEEPLPYMYYPYLQWPAASMMLQVRTAIEPAAITDPLRQRVRALAPTIPVPEVTTLRSHVGIATMPQRIAAMSLAVLGVLALGIAAIGLYGVVSYVVVQRTHEIGIRTALGAAAADVARMVVMQGMRLALIGVAIGAVLALVLARLLSTMLFVSPADPLAIAGTAVLLTVVAAVASWLPARRAARVDPLTALRSD; encoded by the coding sequence ATGCGTGACCGAGCGGACGGGCAGGTGCCGGAGTGGCGCGACGAGATCCGGCGTCGACTGCAAACGGCTCGACTCGGCGGTACGGCGGAGGCCGATATCGTGGAGGAGCTGGCGCACCATCTGGACGACCGGTATGCGGAGCTGCGTGCGCGCGGCGAGAGCGAAGCGGACGCGCGGGGGATCGTGCTGCTGGAGTTGGAAGACGAGCAGACGCTCGGCCGTCGTGTACGTCAGGCGAAGCGCACGCGTCCGGATCCGGTCGCGCTCGGTGCGGATGCCGGTGCCGCCGGAGCCGGGGGCGTACGTGGGATACTTGGCGGCATCGTGGCGGACGTGCGTATCGGTCTGCGCATGCTCGCGCGCGCGCCTGCGTTTACCATCGTGGCGACACTGGTGATTGCTCTGGCGATCGGTGCGAACACGGCGGTGTTCAGCGTCGTGAACACTCTGCTGCTGCGGCCGCTTCCGGGTGTCCGCGCGCCGGGCGAGCTGGCGATGATATACACGAGCGATTACAGCGGTCCGATCTACAGTGCGACGGCGTATCCGGACTACGAGGCGATGCGCGAGAGCGGTGCGTTCGCCGGCATCGCCGTCTACCAGCCACAGCCGTTCAGCGTCGGCATTGACGACCGAGCCGTCCAGCTCATCGGCGAGATGGTGAGTGCGGATTACTTCAACGTGCTCGGCGTGCGACCCGCTGCAGGCCGGTTTTTCGTGGGCGAGGAGGCGGGTACGGACGGCCAGGCACCGGTCGTCGTGATCAGCCACAACTTCTGGCAGACGCGACTCAACGGTGCGCCGGATGTGGTGGGCCGCTCGCTGCGTGTGAACGGGCAGATTCTGACGATCGTCGGGGTCGCCCCTCCCGCGTATCGCGGTATGCTGCGGGGTCTTCAGGTGGACATCTGGGTGCCGACATCATCGCCGGTCGCTGCGGGGAACAACTATTCCCACCGCGGCAACCGGGGACTGTTCGTTGTCGCACGCATGCACGAGAATGCGACGATCGCTGCGACGCAGGAGCGGCTGAACGTCCTCGCCGGTCAGCTCCATGCCGCGTATCCCGACACCTGGACGGACATCAACAATCGATCACGCGTGCTCACCGTGCTGCCGGAATCCGAGTCGCGCCTGCCGCGGCAGGTGCTCGGTCCGGTCGTCGGCATGGCCGCGCTGCTCATGGCCGTCGTCGCAGTGGTCCTGCTCATCGCATGCAGCAACGTCGCGAATCTGCTGCTCACGCGCGCGTCCGCCCGACGTGCCGAGATGGGTGTGCGCGTTGCCCTGGGTGCGACTCGCGGCCGCATCATCCGTCAGCTGCTGGCCGAGAGCGTGCTGCTTGCATCCCTCGGCGGCGTCGCCGGTGTGCTGCTCGGCGTGTGGATCACGCAATCGCTCGACCGCGTGCCACTGCCGGGGTCCATCACGATCGACGTCTCACTGGACGGTCGCGTCGTGCTGTTCGCCGCTGCAATCACGGTCCTGACCGGTGTCCTGTTCGGTCTCGCGCCGGCGCTGCACGGGGCCAGCGCGCCCGCCCCGCTGATGCGCGAGGGCGCGCGCGGCGGCAATCGTGCGCGCGTTCGCAACGCGCTCGTCGTCGTGCAGGTTGCCGCGTCCGTCGTGCTGCTCGTGGGCGGTGCGCTGTTCCTGCGCAGTTTGATCGCTGCACAGCGCATCGATACGGGCATGGACACCGAGAATATGGCGCTCATCCCGTTCGACCTCCGCACGGAAGGCTACTCGCTCGAGCAGGCGCAGCAGTTCTATGCACAGATGCAGGAGCAGGCGGCCGCGCTGCCCGGCGTCACGTCGGCGACGCTCGCGCAGCGCGTGCCGCTCGGCGGCGGCTTTGCCCGCCGGGGCATCGGCGTGGATGACTATACGCCGGGCGAAGGCGAGGACATGGAGATCAACTTCAATGTGGTGAGCCCCGGCTATTTCGATGCGATGGGCATTCGTGTCGTGCGAGGCCGCGGCTTCACTGACGCCGATCGGGATGGCGCACCGCACGTCGTCGTGGTAAACGAAGCGTTCGCGCGACGGTTCTGGCCGGGCACCGATGCGCTCGGCCGTCGTGTGCGACTCGCCGGGTCGGACGGCCCGCTTGCGGAAGTGGTCGGCGTAGTGCCGGATGGGAAGTACCGATCTTTGACGGAGGAGCCGCTGCCGTACATGTACTATCCGTATCTGCAGTGGCCCGCTGCCTCGATGATGCTGCAGGTCCGCACCGCGATCGAGCCCGCTGCGATCACGGACCCGCTGCGTCAGCGCGTGCGCGCTCTGGCTCCGACCATTCCGGTGCCGGAGGTGACGACTCTCCGCAGCCACGTCGGGATCGCCACGATGCCGCAGCGCATTGCGGCGATGTCACTCGCAGTGCTCGGCGTGCTCGCGCTCGGCATCGCCGCGATCGGACTCTACGGCGTCGTTTCGTATGTGGTGGTGCAGCGCACGCACGAGATCGGCATCCGCACGGCACTGGGCGCCGCTGCCGCTGACGTCGCCCGCATGGTGGTGATGCAGGGCATGCGCCTCGCACTGATTGGTGTCGCCATCGGCGCAGTGCTCGCACTCGTGCTCGCACGGCTGCTCAGCACGATGCTGTTCGTGAGCCCTGCCGACCCGCTCGCGATCGCAGGAACGGCCGTCCTGCTCACCGTCGTCGCGGCAGTAGCCAGCTGGCTGCCCGCGCGGCGTGCTGCGCGAGTCGATCCGCTTACCGCGCTCCGATCGGACTGA